The Vicia villosa cultivar HV-30 ecotype Madison, WI linkage group LG1, Vvil1.0, whole genome shotgun sequence genome includes a region encoding these proteins:
- the LOC131612890 gene encoding L-type lectin-domain containing receptor kinase S.6 — MLSHTLFILHFFLFITFILPSLSLPSQNVTLFGDASFTDTAITLTKQKLTCLPSSTSGTGRAFYLYPVRFLDPLTNSTASFSCRFSFSIHSSPSCPSFSGDGIAFLISSTTESSSPSNGYMGLPSSDKDSYFAVEFDTSFDPSLGDINGNHVGIDLSSVVSFASVDVLSRGVDLKSGKIITAWIEYRDDMKMVRVWVGYSSTRPPTPILASLVDVSERFKEFMHVGFSASNGKGSSIHLVHHWQFKTLSYSYSNSPMDNLEEGDCFLCYAGDLKASKKKGENFQGKNIGDLALGIGGITAFVVSALALVLVICVYMKRKKGGVIRKIREGQSCRFQTNKVPMRLALSEITSATMGFNRARLVGEGASAKVYKGSLPFGGDVAVKRFEKMDDLDCLHNPFATEFATMVGCLRHKNLVQLKGWCCEENELVLVYEYLPNGSLDKVLHKNLRSSFVLSWKQRVNIILGVAAALTYLHEECERQIIHRDVKTCNIMLDVDFNAKLGDFGLAEVYEHSSSTRDATIPAGTMGYLAPEYVYTGIPTVKTDVYSFGVVVIEVATGRKPVGDDGTVVGDYVWKLWEKNRLVDAADPKLMGEFDIVEMERVLLVGLVCVHPDNEKRPRVRDAARMIKNEASVPLLPPCKPRVRIRPICFNETQNFGDDWVSNDEALYMTPRSQFY, encoded by the exons ATGCTTTCTCACACTCTATTCATCctccatttctttctcttcatcacttTCATTCTCCCTTCACTTTCTCTCCCTTCACAAAACGTCACACTCTTTGGTGATGCTTCTTTCACAGACACCGCCATTACTCTCACCAAACAAAAACTCACTTGTCTTCCTTCTTCAACTTCTGGAACAGGAAGAGCTTTCTACCTCTACCCTGTTCGTTTTCTTGATCCTTTAacaaactcaaccgcttcttttTCATGTCGTTTCTCTTTCTCAATCCATTCATCACCTTCTTGCCCTTCTTTTTCTGGTGACGGCATtgcctttctcatttcttcaaccACTGAATCCTCGTCTCCCTCTAATGGTTACATGGGCCTTCCGAGTTCGGACAAAGATTCTTACTTTGCGGTTGAATTCGACACGAGCTTTGATCCTTCTCTTGGTGACATTAATGGTAA CCATGTTGGTATTGATCTTAGCAGTGTTGTTTCTTTTGCTTCTGTTGATGTTCTTTCACGTGGGGTTGATTTGAAAAGTGGGAAAATCATCACTGCATGGATTGAGTATCGAGATGACATGAAAATGGTTCGTGTTTGGGTTGGTTATTCGTCAACTAGGCCACCAACACCGATTCTTGCATCACTCGTTGATGTTTCTGAGAGATTCAAAGAGTTTATGCATGTTGGTTTCTCGGCTTCTAATGGAAAAGGTTCGAGTATTCACCTTGTTCATCATTGGCAGTTCAAAACTTTGAGTTATTCTTATTCTAATAGTCCTATGGATAATTTAGAAGAAGGTGATTGTTTCTTGTGCTATGCCGGCGATTTGAAAGCGTCGAAGAAAAAAGGTGAAAATTTTCAAGGGAAAAATATTGGTGATTTAGCTCTTGGAATTGGTGGAATAACAGCTTTTGTTGTGTCAGCATTGGCATTAGTTCTTGTGATATGTGTTTACATGAAAAGGAAAAAGGGGGGTGTGATTAGAAAGATTAGAGAAGGACAGAGTTGTAGATTTCAAACAAATAAAGTTCCAATGAGGTTAGCACTTTCAGAGATAACATCAGCTACAATGGGGTTTAACAGAGCTAGACTAGTTGGTGAAGGTGCATCTGCAAAAGTTTATAAAGGGTCACTTCCATTTGGAGGTGATGTAGCTGTGAAGAGATTCGAAAAAATGGATGATTTGGACTGTTTACACAATCCTTTCGCAACCGAGTTCGCTACAATGGTTGGTTGCTTGCGGCACAAGAATCTGGTTCAGCTCAAGGGATGGTGCTGTGAAGAGAATGAATTGGTTTTGGTTTATGAGTATCTACCTAATGGAAGCCTTGATAAAGTTCTGCATAAAAATTTAAGATCTTCATTTGTGCTTTCGTGGAAACAAAGGGTTAATATAATTCTTGGCGTCGCGGCTGCTCTTACTTATCTCCATGAAGAATGTGAGAGACAGATCATTCATAGAGATGTGAAGACATGTAACATAATGCTTGATGTAGATTTCAATGCGAAACTTGGCGATTTCGGGCTTGCAGAAGTGTATGAACATAGTTCTAGCACAAGGGATGCTACTATACCAGCAGGAACAATGGGGTATCTAGCACCGGAATACGTTTATACCGGGATTCCTACCGTGAAGACCGATGTGTATAGTTTCGGAGTCGTGGTGATTGAAGTCGCGACAGGGAGGAAACCCGTTGGAGACGACGGAACTGTCGTTGGCGACTATGTTTGGAAGCTGTGGGAAAAGAATAGACTTGTGGACGCGGCGGATCCGAAATTGATGGGGGAATTCGATATCGTTGAGATGGAAAGAGTGTTATTGGTAGGGCTTGTTTGTGTTCATCCTGATAATGAGAAGAGGCCTAGAGTGAGGGATGCAGCTAGAATGATTAAGAATGAAGCATCAGTTCCTTTGTTGCCACCATGTAAACCAAGGGTGAGGATTAGGCCTATTTGTTTTAATGAAACACAGAATTTTGGTGATGATTGGGTTAGTAATGATGAAGCTCTTTATATGACTCCTAGAAGCCAGTTTTACTAG